The Bacteroidota bacterium region AGCTCAGGCACCGGTGCAAAAAACATCGGTGCCTTCGACAAGCTCAGGCACCGGTGCAAAAAACATCGGTGCCTTCGACAAGCTCAGGCACCGGTGCAAAAAACATCGGTGCCTTCGACAAGCTCAGGCACCGGTGCATTGAAACATATTAAGAAACAGGATATCAGGAGTCCGAACTTGTGGTGTTCCCTGAGCTTGTCGCGTTCCCTGAGTTTATCGAAGGGAACTTACTTACTTCACCTGCTGCTGGCTCTTCTTAATAATATCTTCCATCAACTGCTCATTCGACTTGCCGATATATTCCATCAGCACTTTTGAATCTTCGGCCCATTTTGTGCCGGGATATTTGGCAATGATAAATTCGTAAAGCTGTTTAGCGCGCGCTGCGCCGTTGTCCACATTTTCGAGATGATCGTCGTACAGGTTGGCCGTATAAAAGCAGGCGGCGGCGTATTCCTTATAACCTTTGTGCTGATCGAGAATGGTTTCGAGGTAAATAGCCGACTGTTTGTAGTTTCCGGTTGACTGCGCAATCTGAGCGGCTTTGAAAAGATAATCGGCTGTGAGGCTGTCTTTGGGGTAAAGCGTGGTGAAATCTGTATAAGCTTTCAGTGCTTCGAGTGCTGTTTTTGAATTGAAGGTTTTGTCTTCATTCATGCGTTTTTCGGCCACCGAAATGTTTTCGATATACATGGTGCGGGCCTTCGCGCTTGTCGCCAAACTGTCGGCATTGTCATTCTTTTGTGCTGTGTTTCCGCCGCAGGCAGTAAACAGGTTCATCAGCGCCGCAGCAGTAAAAATGCTGAGTGTAGAAATCGTTTGTTTCATCGTCTTATAAAGATAGGGCGGGGAAGACAGTTTGATATTATTTTGAAGGGAAGCGCATTTTGTAATCAGCCGCCACACGTCCGCGCGAAATATCGTTCAGCTTGTTTTTCAGCAGCTGGCGGCGCATCGGGCTGATGCGGTCGGTAAACAGCTTGCCTTCAATATGGTCGTATTCGTGCTGAATGATACGGGCCGCGATGCCGGTAAATGTTTCTTCGTGTGTGGCAAACGATTCATCCTGCCAGCGTATGCGCACATTGGGTTTACGCAGCACATCTTCACGGATTTTCGGAATGCTCAGGCAGCCTTCGTTGTATTTCCATTCGGCGCCCTCTTCTTCAAGAATCTGCGCATTGATAAATACTTTTTTAAAACTGCCCAATGCTTCTTCTTCTTCCGTTTCCGGATCTTCGGCAAAAGGCGCTCCGTCCACAATAAACAGGCGTATTGATTTTCCCACCTGCGGTGCGGCCAGCCCCACACCTTTTGCGTGGTACATGGTTTCAAACATATCGGCAATGAGCTGCTTCAGGTTCGGATAAGCAGCATCAATTTCATCACCTACGCGGCGCAGTACAGGGTCGCCGTAAGCTACAATGGGCATAATCATGCTGCAAATTTACGATTCCGCCCTTTTGTTGCAACAAATTGAGCATTTACGGGCTTTTGCAGGCGTCCGTAAGATTAAAATTCAGTGAAAGCGCCTGTTCAGGGAAGGATTTTATTCAATTCCCGGGCAAAACTTTGCCAGTTCAGTACTTCTTCGTAGCGTTTGCGTGCTGTTGTACGCATTTCCTGCCATCGGTCAGGGTTGGCAATCAAAGCGGCTATTTTATCGGCGTAGGCTTCGCCGGTGGCATCGGGAGGCAGCAGAAAACCGGTTTCGCCGTCGCGTACAATGGTGGGAATACCGCCGGTGGCCGGAGCCAGCACGGGCAGCCCGTAGGCGGCCGACTCGCAGAACACCAGCCCGTAGGCTTCGAAACGGGTAGGGAGGAGGAAGAAGTGCGCGGTGCGGAATTCGTGCAGCAGTTGTTCGAACTCGGCGGGATTGTTTTTGTTCAGGAAGCCTTTTACGTGCATGTGCGTATGCTGCACGGGCGGTGTGCAGCCACAAACCACCAGCTCGGCGGCAATGCCTCGCGCCAGCAGTTTTTCCAGTGTTTGCAGCGCCACAGGGCCGCCTTTATCGTACCAGTTTACCCCGGCAAAAAGCAGCTTCACCACCGGCGGCGGAAACGGCACGGCGGCCGGTGCGCCAGGATCGGTTTCAATATTGGCACCAAACGGAATAATGTGAATGCGCAACGGGTCGATGCCTTTGTGCAATGCCGCCGAACCGGCCGCCCACTGCGAGCAGAAAACGGTATGTGTGCTGCGGCTTATCGCCAGCCGGTCGGTTTCAAGGCTCTGCCGCAGCGAAAAGCCCCAGAGCTGTTGCAGTATCTTGTGGTAGCCTACTGCGCCCGGAATGCTGCGGTCGTTTATATACACCACCGGCAGCGATGAACGCAAACCCGCCGCCGCCGCATTCGATGCCGATACAATGACCGCATCAAAACTACCCTGCGCCAGCCTGCGGCTGAAATATCGCCCCAATGCCCGCCTGAACATCGCCGAGTGGCGGTAATCATACCGCCGCCTGAAAATGCGCAGCGATATTTCGTTGATTACCTGCGCCAGAAACTTCTGCGGCTGTGGTGTGTAAGGACCAAGCACAGTTACATCGCCACAATATTCCTCCAGCGTTTTCAGCAGAAAATAATTGGTGCCCGACCACGCGCGTTTGTCACGCGGATCATCAACCGTAATCAGTGCAAGTTTTAGCCTGGCCATACGCGAAGCAAAGGTAAGAATGTAAACAGGCCGGAAAAATAACAGACTTTTTCCTCTCACGCATAGTGCTGAATCTGTAATTCCTGTGAATTGAATGTTCTGTAATAATTATAAATTAATTGATCGGGTAATTGATACGTATTAAAGCTGTTTTTGTGTGATTTTTGACTTCGATATACAAGAAAAACAGGCTTTTGATTATGTTTTTTATTCTATTAACTCTGACTATTAATATGTTGTGTAATGTATTGATAATCAATAATAAAAATATCAATAAAAACGCTTTTTTATCATTAAAACACTTGACAAGAGGTACTGAATTGTAGTATATTTGTCTTGTATCTGATACTTGTTGTGCACAACACCTCACTGCAGGAGGAAAGAGTAAAAACCGGTTAAAAAGTTACCATTGTTTTACGCTTTATTTTTCACCTAAAACCTTTTTCATGTCAACATTTTTGAAAGATGGCGCTGCGCCTGCGGCTGCCCAGGAAACTGCTGTGCGTTTGCTCACCGACAAACTCAAGACCAAACAAATTATCCTTTCGTTTACCCGTTCGCTTGAGCTTCCGGGATTCGTGGATACGATCTATCAGTTTGGTGCCGTATCGGTTGAACAGCCCAACATGCCTGTGGCTACCGTGCTTGTGAATGCCGAAGGCGGTGCAATTGCCGAAGAGCGTCTTTCCGACCTCGCCCGCATTGTGGCTGCTGATTTTTACGATGCCGAGCCGCTGCGTGCCGTGCGTCCGGAGCCTGTGGATGGTGTAATTACCATCACTCCTTCGGTAAACGATCTGCGTCTCTGCCCCGGCGAAACACTGGCCGAAAAGCTGAGCGTGTTTATTCCCAAAGAAGCCGGTGTGCGTCGTGCCGACGTGTATTTTCTGGCTGATACCACCGGTTCAATGGGGGCATACCTCAATGCCGTGAAAACCGGTGCTGCCAACATTTTCAGCGCACTTACCGGTTTGGGTATCGACATCGCTTTCGGTGCGGGTAATTACAAAGACAACACCGATCCGTATTTCTTCCAGCATCAGCAGGCGCTTACCACTGATACTTCGTTGGTAACCGCGGCTATCAACAGCTGGACAGCAAGCGGCGGTGCTGATACGCCCGAAGGTCAGTTCTTTGCGCTTAATGCACTTGCACAACCTCCCGGAACAAGCATCGGCTGGCGTGCAAACTCCAAGCGCATCATTGTGTGGTTTGGCGATGCACCGGGGCATGATCCGATCTGCGCTTCAATGACCGGTCTGCCTTACAACATCACCGAGGCGCTGGTAACCAACAAACTTGTGGATCAGAACATCGCCGTACTCGCCATCAGCGTAAACGGAAACGGCCTCAACGCCGATCCTGATCCGATCAGCTCCAGCTACCCCGGCTCGTGCCCGCCCAACGGCAACCCCAACCAGGCCGTAAACATTGCGGCTGCAACAGGTGGACAGTCGGTAAGCGGCATCAATGCCTCACAAATTGTAACCACAATTGTGAATCTGGTGACTGCAGCGGTAAACACCATCAACAACGTGAGTCTTGTGCCCACCGGCGACATTATCCCGTTTGTAACGTCCATTGATCCTGCCGGCGGCTACGGCCCGCTTACCCGCGACCGCGATCACACGCTGCCTTTCGCAGTGCTGTTCACCGGCGTGGTAAAATGTGCCGACAAGGATCAGGAATTCTTCGGAACGCTTGATGTAGTTGTTGATGGCGTGGTGGTTGCGCAGAAACGTGTGCGCATTGTGGTGCCTGCCTGCACATCGTGCAAACGCTACGTGTACAGCGTGAAGTATGTGTGCGGTATTCAGGATTTCGACAGCAAGGATGCTCCGGTTCGTCCCGCTTTCTACGCCACCGAAATCAATATCCACAACTACAACAGCAAAGACGCCAACATCCGCAAACACGTGTTGCCGCTTGTGGATCGTGGTGAAGTGCTTGGCCGCGAACCGCGTTATGTGAAGCCCGAAGCTTTCGACGCAATTCTGCTGCCTTCAGACACCGCCACACTCGACGACTGCACGCGCCTGCAGGAACTGCTTTACGGCGGTTCAAATCCGGATGCAAAACTCATGATCGGTTTCCTCGAAATCATCAGCGATGTGGAGCTTAACGTAACTGCTGTTTATACCGCAGCCAGCCTCGAAACGAAACAACTTGTTTCAATGGATGTGGAGCAGTTCACCGGTAAAGTGCGCGGCTAATCTGCGCTCACGGCATCCAACCGGTTGCTGTTAAACCCCGCAGCATCGGGAAAATGCAAACGCCCGGACATTCACTTGTCCGGGCGTTTTATGTTTAAAAACAGTATTACTATTTAAAATCATTTTCTCTT contains the following coding sequences:
- a CDS encoding peptide deformylase, producing MIMPIVAYGDPVLRRVGDEIDAAYPNLKQLIADMFETMYHAKGVGLAAPQVGKSIRLFIVDGAPFAEDPETEEEEALGSFKKVFINAQILEEEGAEWKYNEGCLSIPKIREDVLRKPNVRIRWQDESFATHEETFTGIAARIIQHEYDHIEGKLFTDRISPMRRQLLKNKLNDISRGRVAADYKMRFPSK
- a CDS encoding glycosyltransferase family 4 protein — encoded protein: MARLKLALITVDDPRDKRAWSGTNYFLLKTLEEYCGDVTVLGPYTPQPQKFLAQVINEISLRIFRRRYDYRHSAMFRRALGRYFSRRLAQGSFDAVIVSASNAAAAGLRSSLPVVYINDRSIPGAVGYHKILQQLWGFSLRQSLETDRLAISRSTHTVFCSQWAAGSAALHKGIDPLRIHIIPFGANIETDPGAPAAVPFPPPVVKLLFAGVNWYDKGGPVALQTLEKLLARGIAAELVVCGCTPPVQHTHMHVKGFLNKNNPAEFEQLLHEFRTAHFFLLPTRFEAYGLVFCESAAYGLPVLAPATGGIPTIVRDGETGFLLPPDATGEAYADKIAALIANPDRWQEMRTTARKRYEEVLNWQSFARELNKILP